TACGCTGCAGCACCCCCACACCCACCCTGAGCAGCGTGGCTGGGAACCCAACAGTAAGCAGAAATCCCTCTGCTGCTGAAACACTTCCCACTAATATTAGGCTCATTCACTGGTgcccaggactgtgtgtgtgtgtgtgtgtgtgtgtgtgtgtgtgtgtgtgtgtgtgtgtgtgtgtgtgtgtgtgtgtgtgtgtgtgtgtgtgtgtgtgtgtgtgtgtgtgtgtgtgtgtgtgtgtgtgtgtgtgtgtgtgtgtgtgtgtgtgtgtgtgtccgaggCTCAGCTCTAAAGCTTTATGTGTAGTTTATGGTGATGAACAAGCGTTTCTGCTATCCACCGACACTGAGGACCTAAGCTTTCAGACGAACCGTaaagagtatttttacactctCTCACAGCATCTGCGTCCAATACGGACATGAAAACCTCCAGAGAACTATTTTAGAGACCGAGGCCTCCAATACAGCAAACATATTATCATCACTACAGCATTTGTCATGGTTTCCTTGGGTTCGTGAACACTCCTCCTTTGGTTACCTGTCTTCTATCTGATACATACAGCAGGATAATTATTGAGTGGGAAAAAGCCCAGTTTCACATTAAAACAGCATTGAGCTCACAACCTTGAGGGTGTCATTGAGAGGCCTCTGCTTGACTCCAGTCTCTCTTTAAGACTCACTCCGTCATCCTGCAGATCATTGTTCACTGCAGATCATTGTTCACTGCAGGCCCGATGGAGTCATTTGGGGAGAAAAATGCCCTGTCTTGATGCTGCGAGATTGACTTTCGGGCCAAAACAAATTTCTATTTTGCATGTTAATTTATTCCCTTTTGCTTCAGACGGAGAAAAAAACTGTTTCCTTCAGGAAGTTTGTAATAAAAGCCTTGCGATCGATGATAATGGCATTTGTGCTTGTGTTTGTCATCTTCGCAAAAGCAACAGTGGTGGAGTTTCCACAGATTTATTTGTATACTAGTGCTGTAAGTGGCGTGTAAATTATCCTAACTGTCTGTGTGGCTTTTTATCTTTGTAAGGCCATACTATTAGAGCCTATCCATTAATGCCCATAGCCCAGCCAATCAATGCTTAAATAAAAATCAGCTCAATTTGTAGTGTTttatgcaaacgtgcaaactcCAACCAGGCTGActctttgctttttgtttttttaatgtaacaGGAATAGCTAAAACACAAAGGAATCGATAACACTTAAGTTTGGGTTAGGTTGGCCTGCTCTCAgtgctgcacattgctgcataCAAATGAGTTTCATACAGATGTACACAGTGGTGTAATTTCATTATAATTCTATACATAGTTAGCCAACACCATAGTTACAGGGAATTAATCCACTGTAGTTTAAGAAGAGTTTAAGAAATGCAGCAACAGCTACTAAGAAAGCAAAGGCCGAGCAGCCACACACGTATAAGGTCAGGACCATTGCTACAAATGAGGACACTGTGCTCATGTCCTCTGAAGGAGTTATgatggttgtttttttataaagatgGCGGGAAGTGAGGGGAGAGAATGCAAACCAGTAACATTGTGGTTCATGGCCGATACCTTAAGGTCTCCTCCTATTCCACCAGTTCGACagtattgttttttaaaggtggTTTAGATACTTTTAGCGAAGCTAGCGGTTTGTCTTTAGGGATGGCGATGCCAGTCTGTTGTCAGCCCACCACTTTAATACAGACGAACAGATGGATGGCCATGAAATCTGGTACAGATATTCATATTCTCCTCTTGGTAAATTGTACTAACGTCAGTGATACCTAATTTTTTTCACGTAGCCCCATCATTAGGTCAAAATTTGAATTTGTATGATACTTGGGTTTAAGAATCTGCAAACCTATTCCCATTACCTTTGTGttcagtgctaattagcaaaggttagcatgctaacatactaAAATGAGATGGTGAATATAGTACAGTATGCCTGCATGCTAGCATTgttattgtgagcatgttagcatgctgatgttaactCAAGTACAGTCTCAAAGAGCCAGTGTGGCTGTAGATATTATCAAAATATTACTTTTATTAAAACCAAATTTAAAGTATTTAGTATTCCTCCACCAGAATTACAAAAAATGCAGGAGCAGTGGAAGGCTTTGAAACAGCCTTTAGACCATTAATACTGGAGATGAAAATGATAGAAAACATGCTAGTCAAAACATTTCCCTCAGGGTGTATGGTGGACTTATGACCTCAGTGGTTGAAAATCCTGGCTACAGCTACGTTATAGTCTTTTTAGCAACTTGACATATTGACATACAAGCTAACTGCCGGCATATGGGCCATATTCCCTCTTTGCCTGACCACAAAGCATATTTCACAATATTTCACAAAGCACTCTACAATTAGTTAACAGCACAGGGATTAAGGATAGATTTGACAGTGCAGCGCTGCAATCTGCTGCTGTGTCTCTTTAGCACTGAGAGGATCAGTGAGCTAGCGAGGCATCTGTTTCTccacttgttttattttttatttctttcttctctctcttcatgTATCTTTCTTGTCACCCCCACCCCGAGAGCGAGAGAGGAAAACAGCATCAATCACTGTTAACTGACTGACCACTGTCTGTTGGTGGTACTAAATGGATCTCTACAATTGAATAGAGGCCTAAGTGTGTGGTAAATGCTCTCAATGGGTAAATTAATTTGCGGGTTAACTCGCTCTAAGAGCGTTTAGATAaggcaaaaataataaaaacacctaaagcagatatttttcttttgatatATTGAAAACAAAGTTCAGCTGAAAATCTTAACTCGCACATTCATCACCACAGGCCTGGTCTATTAAAGAGAAATGCACTCGGGGGTAACCCAAAGACAATTCAGCTTTATTTTCGTCGTATAGATTTGACTGTACACGGTTCATACCATTACACAGAAGGcataaatgaataaattcaGTGCTCTCTTTTACATCTTTTTCAAAGACACATGGCAATAATAAATAGCGTTCATGAAACAAGACGATCAACACGTTTTCAAACTGTACAAAATTTACAACAATTAAGATGCAAACTTCTGAGGCAACACAGAATAGACAAAACTGTAGCAGTAATGCGTTTGTGTATGGTTTTAACTACACACTTTAGATTGTAGCCCGCAAATTACACTGAAAATAGTTTGTACATATGAAGTACAAATGAAACACCTAGTGGATATCTACTGGTGGAGAATACTGGGAGTAATGGGTAACaaattagaaatgtatttattttcctgTTATCTATTGAAGTTTATcatacttttaaaatcaattatACCACAACTAATGTCATTGAAATATTCCCTAAGCTATTGTCATCAACCCCTGTACTTATATTTTAATGCCGGTATAGCCAATATGGTAAGCATAACATTAATACCATGTATTTACTAGATAATTACGCTGAAATTTGTGGGCTGTAATCCAAAGTGTTACCCGATTTACTTAATGGTGTCACTTTCGGTTTGTTGATTTGCTTTCTGGCTCTTAAACAGGATGCTCTAGTAAAAAAAGAACTTGGCATTTTTTCACGAAAAGGTGACCACACAGATAGGAAttgatttcttttcttcaatTGACAAAACAGAAATAGGAGTAGGGATGTGTTTTTAAGCAAACCTTCCCCCAGATTAAAACTTCATTTTGACATGCTCAACAGGTCAAATCAAACTTTTAGAAGAAAGTTTGAATTTTAAGGGAATCAGAATCAGTCTTCTATCTCATTTGTTGTGGGGGGGTTAGGGCTTTAGCTGATGTGGCCTGAACTGTACAGTAATAAACATATCAGCCTAGCGGTCATGCCAGCACTGAAGCGACAGTAGGGTATCAGCCCTGATCGTGGGGGGCTCTGTGGTAATCCCTATGACATGGAGGCCAGGCAGAGGGAGAACAGATTGACAACACATCTGGGGTCAGTAAGTAGGTTGATAGCAGGCAAAGCTAGAGCTCTGCTGGGCTGAGTAGATTACCGAAGAGAAGCCTGGATCAGACTGAGGAAACAGAAGAGCCAACACAAAGGGACTTTTTATCTGTGTTCCTGCTAATACTTGTTGGTGTTttgaatgttttgtatttgccTAACCATCTAATTTGGTCACAAACATCTGCAAAAGAATCTGTCTTATGAATGGATATCTACTCGTCTTACATCTGTGCATTCAAAGAAATGAATTAATAATTTAGATGTGTGATATATTACTAGAATGGTTAAGAGTTGAATCTCTCCAAAAGCCTAGTTTTCTTGACTGTCCTCCAACACATAAGCTTTGATGCCTGGTGAGTCTGGAAACAGATAATTTAATACTGACAGACGTCCGCTCTCAGACAGCTTTTACACAGACAAGAACAAGTCAAGCACCTATAAATATAGAAGAGAGGCCTGCTGTGTAGTAAACAGTGTTCGCCCTCATTCAAACAGAGGAGATGTCAGTTTCTACGGACAGACGGACGGGCAGACAGACCAACCGCCATCTACTTCCTAATAACTTGTAAGCTTCAGcaatacattaaaaaacatcAGCATGGTTCAAAATTCACACTTGTGCCACTGTTCTTGTAAATTTCTCTCCCAATGAAACACTGTGTTTTTGCCTTGTGCATatgtctctcctctttctctctcttcctctttctgcaTTCCTGTCCATATGTGtagaaaaagaagaggagagtAAAGTGCATTGCCAATGTAACAGGCTTTGATATGGCCCGACAGCAGTCCTACTCATTATGAATCAGAAGCATGCAGGTGCCTCCTGGGTCTCATAGGGACTTTGATCTAGAATGTAGCCCTAATGTTGTAGCTGTTACACAGGGATGGTTTATTTTGGGGGACAATATTACCTTCCCTGTGAGCATTAATCCACCGACATTCAGTCTCAGTCTCGGAGTGTAAGAACAAAATAAAGTCAGGTGATACCAAAAATTGTATGATACAGTGTTGAGATTGAACATTCAGTGGTGTGGAGGTGTTCGTCACACTTTGTTCGGACTACACATCTCGACCCGGTTGTTACCTCACCATTACGACTGCTGAGGGACTGAGAGTCACACTtcttctctcttccttctcctcttcacccaaatccacaaaacataCCAGTCTTGGAGGGTGAtagaaagaaatgtaaaaagccTTGTGAAAGTCTTTTTCGTCGTACCCCCACAGCGCCGTGTTCTAGATTCAAAACTGGGAATGGTCCATCTCGTCCAGCCATGAGGCGGGGCTGGTGGGGAAGTCAGGGTATCCTGTACTGCTGCCTGTGGATAGGTCTGAGGTTGGGCCCCCTGCCATGGCCCTCAGAGCCTGTCCCACGCCGCCCGGCCCGCCCTGCACCACCAGACTGTCCATGCTGAAGCCCAAGTTGTTGAGGAGTGGGGTGTGGCCGGGCAGAGAGGTGATGGAAGAGGGCGACTGAGGAAGACCATAGGGGCTTCCTGCTCGGATGTCGTGGTAGGGTTGTCCCGCCACGTCGACAGAGAAGCCGCCGTTCAGCACCGCGCTGTTGGTCACGTCACCGACACTCCCGTAAAGCCCGTTGGTGTGGCCGAGATCTGACAGTACCTGGTCGTCTGTGTAAGAGATACCATCACTTAGCATGAAGGGTGTAAAAACTTTCACACATCAACAGTGCTGTCAACGGCAAGAACATTATATAGTTGTTATACTTCAATACAGTTAAGTGCTTTTATGAGTGAGATTTATTGTGGCAACATTATGTGAATTTTACAGGTACAGTAAATGGACCGCTGAGCCACTGCTACGTATTTAAAAAGCATTTGAGTTTTGTTGGTGAGAAAGGATCTGCTTTACTTTCTTCTCTAACAAAAGAGGTCTGTGCCAGTATGTGTGCAATTACTGCAGCACAAAATAGTTGTTTCCATCTCAATCCCTCCCCTGAGTGGTTTCAATAACAACAATGCCCCAGAGCACTTTCTCTCTAATTGACTAAAAGCCTCACATGCTTTATAGAGTTTCTGTCACCATGTTTTCATTTCTCATAAAAATGGCCTTCTTTTTAAAAGTGGCTTGAAGACTTTTATAACTACCCAAAACGGGGTTTGTGAACATTAAATAATACAAAGATGTCTAAAATGTCGTTTGCATCCCACTAAGGACGCTCTCTCTTTTCCAATAAGCTCCATCCTGGCGACAAACTGTGGCAGGAGGATGCGTCAGCGGCCATGGGGAGGTGTGAGGGGAATGTGAAATGAGAATGCCGTTTTGGATTTTCCTGACACCGTGCATTGAACAATGCAAGAAAACAAATGAATTGCCACAAAGACACATTCAATTGCTGCTGCACCGGATCATTTAGCAGCTTTTTAGGCTTAACTAATAAGAGATATGGACTCGGTTTAAGTTCTGCACACAATACGTACCTCTGAAGCTCAGTTCACTGTCACTAAGTCCTGCGTCGTCGGCCGAGCTTTCCTTCTCCACTTTAGTTCCTCCTCGGCTGCGTTTGACACTTTTATAAAACTGAGTCCAGCGATGTCGACCTGCATCTTTCTTCAGACGCTTTTCCTTTGCTCGCCGGTTCTGGAACCACACCTGACGGAGATCATAACAATTATCATTAAGTGAACATAATAACTAATATTGTAATTCATTATTCAAATAATCATGAATAATGTTATTTTCAGTTCAATATAGTAAATTTTTTATgctattttaaatgttaaactCTTAAACCATTTTCTTTGACACAAAAAAGTTGTGAACACATTGGAATACATGGTGGAATACATAACCAACTTAGTCTACACTAACTTAtcataataaacaaaatataaaaatacggTTCAAAATGGTGTTGCATAAAGATTAACAGAAATAGCAAGACAATCGTGGAAAGAAATGTTAAAGCAGAGCATAGAgtcataaaatatataaagttttATATTTATCATTAACAGGTTATGTGTTTGTATCATGTCTTTGTATcaccttttaaataaaatcaaatctTTTAAGCTCCAaaagtctgataataaaggcCTGTTTTacatcatttatattttaaaacaaacattaacTAACTAAGCACTTCAGCTTGTAATTAAGTCATACGGGGCTAAAACATTTGTGATAAAGGGGGATAATTAGTAAAAaactttgctagtttaacgatGTGAAAATCAAGAGCTAATATCTTTTTACTGCTTTGTACAGGTTGGAGATAACAGAGATCCTTTTGCAGGAATATGGACGAAAGAAAGACGAAACCCTCTACCTGAACTACTCTCATATCCAGCCCCGTCTCCGAGGACAGCTGCTCTCTGACGTGGCGTGCCGGCTTCGGCGAGTTTTTGTAGGCACTTTTGAGGGTCTCTAGCTGCTTGGCCGTGATGGTGGTCCTCGGTCGCTTGGTCCCCGCCTCTGAATCATCTGAAAACATCATTACAAGTGTGAGTGACGTCTTCTTACATTTGCCACGTTGCCTTAACAGTCAGTGCCCCTTGGCCTTTGCGTGGAGTGTACGCACGTTAAATGAAGTGAATGGTCATGTATGGAAGTGTATTATTGTCCTTGTGCACCTGTCCCACTCCCACAGCAGAGTACATAAATCTACACAGCCGGAGTGCCAGAGGAACGGAGTTATTGGGGCTGCTTCACTTTACATAATCAATCAGAGATGCATGGAAATCtcagaagggagggagggagagagacagcatACACACCCAGACCACAAACAACATAGATCCACAGTCAGTAGTCATTTCACTGCATTACTCAGTGTACATGGCTTGATCTGTCACATCCTCTACTGTGATTCTGATGTAAGTCAAGCCAGACTGACTCACATAGGCTGTGTCTGACTGTAGGGATGTAAAGGAGTCCTGATTGTTGAAACAAATCGTTTTAAGTAAAGTTTCAACCtgtagtatttttattttaaattgactGGATTTAAGTTGAGTATCAGCTAATGTTGCCGCTTAATTTTTTGGATGCATGCAGACCTACCGTTTTGTTTTGCAGTCTCATAATCCACCTTGCACACAAGCCTTCCATCCTCCATTAGGTAAAACTCGTCCCCGGTGGCCAGTTGTCGGCTGCACATGATGCAGGCAAAGCAGTGCAGGTGATACACAAAGTCCTGTGCCTTCCGCACAACCTGCGTCGGAGGGATCCCCTGTTGGCATGATGCACATTTTGTTCCAAAACGCCTGCAGGAAAACATGAATAAGGGAGCAGCCATTAGAACATTTGATGCAAAACGCCAGCAGGGTAGACTGACATCCTTCCCATTTATGCCCACTTTACAGGCTGGTGGAGATAGCGAGACCAACCGAGATTAAAAAATGTCACATGCCAGACAGATATTTCTTTAACTGCAGCCAAGAATGATGGCACAGTGTCTG
The Perca fluviatilis chromosome 9, GENO_Pfluv_1.0, whole genome shotgun sequence genome window above contains:
- the lhx4 gene encoding LIM/homeobox protein Lhx4, which encodes MMQSAAVLPTESPVKSLPEILGVPLQQIPQCAGCSQHILDKFILKVLDRHWHSKCLKCADCQTPLAEKCFSRAGSVYCKDDFFKRFGTKCASCQQGIPPTQVVRKAQDFVYHLHCFACIMCSRQLATGDEFYLMEDGRLVCKVDYETAKQNDDSEAGTKRPRTTITAKQLETLKSAYKNSPKPARHVREQLSSETGLDMRVVQVWFQNRRAKEKRLKKDAGRHRWTQFYKSVKRSRGGTKVEKESSADDAGLSDSELSFRDDQVLSDLGHTNGLYGSVGDVTNSAVLNGGFSVDVAGQPYHDIRAGSPYGLPQSPSSITSLPGHTPLLNNLGFSMDSLVVQGGPGGVGQALRAMAGGPTSDLSTGSSTGYPDFPTSPASWLDEMDHSQF